The Microcebus murinus isolate Inina chromosome 4, M.murinus_Inina_mat1.0, whole genome shotgun sequence genome has a segment encoding these proteins:
- the CRY2 gene encoding cryptochrome-2: MATAVATTAAAAPTPASSTDGASSVHWFRKGLRLHDNPALLAAVRGARCVRCVYILDPWFAASSSVGINRWRFLLQSLEDLDTSLRKLNSRLFVVRGQPADVFPRLFKEWGVTRLTFEYDSEPFGKERDAAIMKMAKEAGVEVVTENSHTLYDLDRIIELNGQKPPLTYKRFQAIISRMELPKKPVGSVTSQQMESCRAEIQENHDETYGVPSLEELGFPTEGLGPAVWQGGETEALARLDKHLERKAWVANYERPRMNANSLLASPTGLSPYLRFGCLSCRLFYYRLWDLYKKVKRNSTPPLSLFGQLLWREFFYTAATNNPRFDRMEGNPICIQIPWDRNPEALAKWAEGKTGFPWIDAIMTQLRQEGWIHHLARHAVACFLTRGDLWVSWESGVRVFDELLLDADFSVNSGSWMWLSCSAFFQQFFHCYCPVGFGRRTDPSGDYIRRYLPKLKGFPSRYIYEPWNAPESIQKAAKCIIGVDYPRPIVNHAETSRLNIERMKQIYQQLSRYRGLCLLASVPSCVEDLSHPVAEPSSSQAGSMSSTGPRPLPSGPASPKRKLEAAEEPPGEELSKRARVTELPTPELPSKDA; encoded by the exons ATGGCGACGGCTGTGGCGACcacggcggcggcggccccgACCCCGGCGAGCAGCACGGATGGCGCCTCCTCAGTGCACTGGTTCCGCAAGGGGCTGCGGCTCCACGACAACCCGGCGTTGCTGGCGGCCGTGCGCGGGGCGCGCTGCGTGCGCTGCGTTTACATCCTCGACCCGTGGTTCGCGGCCTCCTCCTCAGTGGGGATCAACCGATGGAG GTTCCTACTTCAGTCTCTGGAAGATCTGGACACAAGTTTGAGGAAACTGAACTCCCGCCTGTTTGTCGTCCGGGGACAGCCAGCCGATGTGTTCCCAAGGCTTTTCAAG GAATGGGGGGTGACACGCTTGACTTTTGAATATGACTCCGAGCCCTTTGGGAAAGAACGAGATGCAGCCATCATGAAGATGGCCAAGGAGGCTGGTGTGGAGGTGGTGACCGAGAATTCGCATACCCTCTATGACCTGGACAG GATCATTGAGCTGAATGGGCAGAAGCCACCCCTGACCTACAAGCGCTTTCAGGCCATCATCAGTCGCATGGAACTGCCCAAGAAACCAGTGGGCTCAGTGACCAGCCAGCAGATGGAGAGCTGCAGGGCCGAGATCCAGGAGAACCATGACGAAACCTATGGTGTACCCTCCCTGGAGGAGCTGG GATTCCCCACTGAAGGACTTGGCCCAGCTGTCTGGCAAGGAGGAGAGACAGAAGCTCTGGCCCGCCTGGATAAGCATTTGGAACGGAAG GCCTGGGTTGCCAACTATGAGAGGCCCCGGATGAACGCCAACTCCCTGCTGGCCAGCCCCACGGGCCTCAGTCCCTACCTGCGCTTCGGGTGCCTCTCCTGCCGCCTCTTCTACTACCGCCTGTGGGACCTATATAAGAAG GTGAAGCGGAACAGCACGCCCCCTCTCTCCCTATTTGGGCAACTCCTATGGCGAGAGTTCTTCTACACAGCGGCCACCAACAACCCCAGGTTTGACCGCATGGAGGGGAACCCCATCTGCATCCAGATCCCCTGGGACCGCAACCCTGAGGCCCTGGCCAAGTGGGCCGAGGGCAAGACGGGCTTCCCTTGGATTGACGCCATCATGACccaactgaggcaggagggctggaTCCACCACCTGGCCCGGCATGCCGTGGCCTGCTTCCTCACCCGCGGGGACCTCTGGGTCAGCTGGGAGAGCGGGGTCCGG GTATTTGATGAGCTACTCCTGGACGCAGATTTCAGCGTGAATTCAGGCAGCTGGATGTGGCTGTCCTGCAGTGCTTTCTTCCAACAGTTCTTCCACTGCTACTGCCCTGTGGGCTTCGGCCGCCGCACAGACCCCAGTGGAGACTACATCAG GCGATACCTGCCCAAATTGAAAGGGTTCCCCTCTCGATACATCTATGAGCCCTGGAATGCCCCAGAGTCGATTCAGAAGGCAGCCAAATGCATCATTGGTGTGGACTACCCACGGCCCATCGTCAACCATGCCGAGACCAGCCGGCTCAACATTGAACGGATGAAGCAGATTTACCAGCAGCTGTCACGCTACCGGGGACTCT GTCTACTGGCATCTGTCCCTTCCTGCGTAGAAGACCTCAGTCACCCCGTGGCAGAGCCCAGCTCAAGCCAGGCTGGGAGCATGAGCAGCACAG GCCCAAGACCACTACCCAGTGGTCCAGCATCCCCCAAACGCAAGCTGGAAGCAGCCGAGGAGCCACCTGGTGAAGAACTCAGCAAACgggccagggtgacagagttGCCCACCCCAGAGCTGCCAAGCAAGGATGCCTGA